Part of the Paracoccus sp. MC1862 genome, GTCGCGCCTCTCGTGTCAGGACCGGCAAGGACTCTAGTGGTTCATTGAGGTAGCCGGTTCATGTGACCCGACTTCCGGAGACTTGATGAGCATGCAGTTCTGGCTGACGGACGAACAGGTTGATCGGCTTCGGCGCATTTCCCGAAGACGCAGGGGAGGCCCGGAGTGGATGACCGACATCCCACAACCGACGGCTCTGCAAGAAACGGTGCCCCGTCGAGAACGCCTTCACGCCTGAAGGGCCGGAAAAGCATCGCGCTTCCCCACACACGTTGCGGGGACCTGTTCCTCTCAGCCTGTGCACTGCCGCCGTCATCTTCTGGCTTAGATGGCCGGTCCTGACCTTGGGCAACCGCGGCCACCCGCCCGCACCCTCTTGCACTTGGATCGATGCGGCAGCTACATCGGCAGCGTCTCGCCCTCGCGGCAGCCATAGCAGCACTGCCCCTTTCGTCGGATCGCCCTCCCTCGGCAAAGTCGGCATGTGCAAGCCAGACCAAGGCGCGCCTGCCGATACACCACCTTATTCCCCGTCAGTTCACGATGAACTCGGCATGCAGCGCCCCCGCGGCGTGGACCGCCTTGAGGATGTCGATCAGCTCGCGCGGGCGGACCCCCAGCGCGTTCAGCCCTGCCACCACGTCGGACAGCGAGGATTCGCCGCTGACCTCTGCGAAGCCGATCCCCGGCTCTTGCGTGATCTCGGCATCGGTGCGGGGCACGACCACGGTTTCGCCCGGCGAGAAGGGATTGGGCTGCGACACCATCGGCGTCTCGCGGACCCGCAGGGTCAGGTTGCCCTGCGAGACGGCGACGCGCGAGATGCGCACCTCCTCGCCCATTACGATCGTGCCCGAGCGGTGATCGACGACCACGCGAGCGCGGCTTTCCGGCTCGACCAGCAGGTTCTCGATCCGCCCGACCAGTCGTGCGGGGTTCACCGTGCCGAGACCGGCGGAATCGATCGAGATCGTCGTCGCGTCCAGAAGCGTCGCCACGCCGCCGCCGAGGTCGTCGTTGATCGCCTTCTCGATCCGCGCGGCGGTGGTGAAATCGGCGGACCGCAGGGCCAGGCGGAAGCTGGTCATCCGGGTGAAGTCGAAATCGACCTCACGCTCGACCCGCGCGCCCGAGGGGATGTGGCCGGAAGTCGGCACCCCCTGGACGACCGAGGCCCCATCTCCTTCCGCCGAGACCCCGCCTGCGATGATCGAGCCCTGCGCCACCGCATAGACCTCGCCGTCCGCCGCGTTCAGCGGTGTCATGATCAGCGTGCCGCCCAGCAGGCTTTTCGCATCGCCAATGGCGGACACGGTCACGTCGATCTGGCCGCCCGCCCGCGCAAAGGGCGGCAGCGTTCCCGTCACCATCACGGCGGCGACGTTCTTGGGCCGGAAGCTCTCGCCGGTCACATTGACGCCGAGGCGTTCCAGCAGGCTGCCCAGCATCTCCTCGGTATAAGGCGTGTTCCGCAAGCTGTCGCCGGTGCCGTTCAGGCCGATGACGAGGCCGTAGCCCAGCAGGTCGTTGCCCCGGACGCCATCCACCGTCGCAAGATCCTTGATGCGGACCGGCGCCCCCCAGGCCAGCGCCGGCAGCAGGACAAGTAGCGCGATGAGCCGCGTGAGATACGCCATCAGAGGTAATCCGTCAGGGAAAGGCGCGACAGCCGCGAGGTCAGCGCATAAAGATTCTGCAGGCCCGTTTCGGCTTGGTTCAGGGCGGTCGCCGTTTCATAGGGGTCGGCCGAAAGCATGTCGGATCGGGCGAGTGAAAGCGCCGTCGTTTCAGCCGCGCTTCGGGCTGCGGCGCGTTCCAGCGCCGCCTCCTGGAAGCCCAGATCCGCCCGCTGCAAGGTCAGGGCGGTTGTTGCAGCGGCAACCCTTCTGCCGGCTTCGTCGAGCAGCCCAGCGCTCTGCGCGCCCGACAGGCCGAGATCGGTTGCAAGCGCCCCCAGCGCCAGACCTTTCAGAAGATCTCGGAAGGCAGGGTCAAGCGCGTTGTGTTCAAGACGGATCGTTTCGCCCGGCGCGACCGGAACCTCGCGCGCCTTGGTGTTGCCATGGAAATGCGCGTCGGCGAAGCCTCCGGCGCCGGGGGGCGCGGCGAACCAGGTGTCCAGCGCCGCGGCGATTTGGGCGGGATCGGTCAGGCCCGCAACCTGCGCCCTGGCACCGGCGAGCATGTCGGCCGGGCCGGACAGCGGCGGCGTGTCGACCGCCGTTCCCGACAGGACATGCCGCCCCGCCACCGAGACGTTCAGCAGCCGCGCAGCCGAATGGAAATCCTGTCGCGCTTCCATGACCCTTATCCCCAGGCTCGTGGCGTCCGCCATGTTGCCCGCTGGCAGAAGACCCGCGCCCAGCTTCTGCATCGCCTCCATCGCGCCTTGCAGCCCGTCCATCTCGGATCGCGCCAAGGCAGCCGCCTGTTCATGCGCCTGCAGCGACAACAGCCGGTCCTGAAGCTGCGCGAGCGGACCCATCTGCCCGTTCAGCGCCGCGGGGACGTCCGACCTGAGGCCCGTCGCCGCCTCTTGGGTCAGTGTCAGCAGGCGCGACCTGAGGTGCGCGTTCGCCTGCCTCAGCAGCACAGAACGCGAAAGGTCGCCGACCGAAGTGAAACCCGTCATGTCAGCCTCAGTATCGTCTGGATCATGTCATCCACTGTCTGCAGAACCTTGGCGTTCGACGCATAGGCCCGTTCAAGCGCAAGCAGCGTCTCCATCTCGCGGTCGCTGTCCACGCCGTCCTGCCGCAGCATGGTGTCGTAGGTCGAGGACTGCGCCGTTGCGGTTGTCACGTCGCGTTCCGCCGAAAGCCGGCCGGAGGCGGCCAGCGAGGTCAGTTCGGCCGCGAGGCTCGCCGCGCTGCGCGGCACCGCACCGATGCCCGGCGCGGCACGCAGCCCGCCCAGCGCTTCCTGCATCCGCATCAGCAGGTCCGCATTTCCGACCGGCCCTGGCGCCGCCGCCGCCATTCCGTCCCGTAGTCGCCAGACGGCCCCGCCTGCTGCCGGATCAACCGCCGCGCTGACGACAATCCGCTGCGCCAGACCCGGCGCGCCGGAGAAGGCATCAGTGAACAGCCCCGACGCGATTGCCCCCGCCGTCGGATTGGGGGTGACGGCGGCGAAGCGGTCGTGCAGGTCGGCGGCGGCGGCATCCAGCCGCGCCTGCGCCAGGGGGCTGTCCAGATCGCGGATCTGGAAGTTCGCCGCCAGCCTGCCGCCGGCGAAGCGGCCCATCTGCCCAGGGGGAACAGGCTCACCGTTCAGCCTCAGCAGGCCCAGCGCCGGTGAACCCGCGCTCATGTCGGCCGTCACCAGTCCGACGGCCGTGAATTCAAGGCTGGCGGGCGTGAAGCCGTCCAGAAGCACGCCCCCTTCCGCCGTGAACAACGCCACCCGCCCGCCCTCGCGCGGCAGTTCCTTGAGCGGGACGACCAGCGACAGCCCGTCGATGATCCGCTGGCGTTCGTCCTGAAGGGCGTTCGAATCCTTGCCGCCGGCCATCTGGACGGTGATCTGCCGGTTCAGCTCGGCCATCCGCTTCAGCCCCGAGTTCAGCGCCTCGACATCCGCCCCGATGGCGCGGTCCGCGGCGCTGCGGGCGTCCTGCACATGGGCGCCCAGCGTGTTATAGGCGCGGGCGAGATCACGCGCGGCCGAGACAGCCTGCGAAAGCCCGGCTTCGCTTTCGGGGCGGGCCGCCGCCGCAACCAGCGCGCCGTCCAGTTGCGACAGCAGCGTGGTCAGCGATCCCGCCTCGCCCGGCACCCCGATCGCGTCCGAGACCGATTTGTGGAATCCCGCCAGCGTTTCCGCACGCGCCGTTTCGGCCCCGGCAAGGCGGGCCTGCGCAAGAACCGCGCCCTGAACCATACGCACGGCGCCATCGACATGCACGCCTCCGCCCCCGGAAACCAGCGGCCGCGCCGCCATCTGCAACTCGCGCCGGGCATAGCCGGGGGTGGCGGCATTGGCGAGGTTCGAGGCCACGACCTCGGTCCCGCGCGAGGCGGCCACCAGGCCCGAGACCGCATTCGTCAGGGCATTCGACAGGCTCATGTCCGGCTATCCCGCAGCGGCTCAGCGCTTGATGTTGGTGGTTTCCTGCAGCATTTCGTCCACGGTCTGGATGACCTTGGCGTTCGAGGAATAGGCGCGCTGCGTCTGGATCAGGTCGGTCAGTTCGGCCGCGACATCGGTGGTCGAGGCTTCGCGGGCATAGCCCTCGACCGCCCCGGTCGGCCCGTCGCCCGCGTCCCACAGGTAGAATGAACCCGAGGTCGGCGAAACCTGGTAGGTCTGGTTGTTCAGCGCGATCAGCCCGTTCGGGTTCGGCACATCGACCAGCGGGACCTGGTAGATCGTGCGGATGAAGCCGGTGTCATAGGCCGCCCGCAGCATCCCGTGCTCGTCGATCTCGACAGTCGTCAGGTGCCCGGCGGGAGAGCCGTTCTTGGTGATGTTCGTGGGTGCAAAGGCGCTGTCGAGCTGCATCAGCCCACCCACATCCCCGGGCCGGCCGATGTTCATCGTCACCGGCCCGCCCAGCACCGTCAGCGACAGCGCGCCAGTCGCGGGATCATAGGCGCCCCCCGAAAGCGTCGTCACAGATTGCAGCGTCCCGCCGCCGGAATGGCTGCCGTCGAAGGCCAGCTCATAGCTGCCGAGGACGCTGGCGGCGGGGCCGTTGCCGTCGCGAATCTCCATCTTCCAGGCGTTGCTGGCGGCGGGACCGGTCGGGATCGCTGGCGTGAAGGTGATGAACATGTTCTCGGACCGGCCGAGGGGGCCGTAATATTCGACCGCCGTCGTCTCCGGCACGCCCGCCGCGCCAGGACGGGTCGCGTTCGCCGGCAGGTTGATGCCCAGGGTGACACGCGTGGTGGGGTCGGCCGAGGTCTGGTTCTGGGTCAGCACCACCGGCTGCAGCCCGCCCACTGAGTCGCGCGGATGGACCGGGATCGAGCCATCGAGATTCGCAGGCCAGCCCATCAGCACCATCCCCGAATCGGTCCTGAGGACACCTTCGGCATCGGGGCGGAACGAACCCGTCGAGGTCATCATCATCTGCCGGTCCCCCATGCCGCTGCCAAGCAGCACCGAGGGCATCACCGGCAGCATCCCCCGCCCCGACGTGGCGATGTCGAGGGGGTGCGACGATGCCACCAGCGATCCTTTTTCGTCGATCAGACGCGAGGTAGTGGCCCGCACGCCGCCTGCCGAATAAAGCCCGGCCCCACGCGCCTGGTTGATCACCATGCTTTCAAAGTCGGTGTCCACGCGCTTGTATCCGAACGTCCCGGAGTTCGCGATGTTGTCCGAGATCCCGGCAAGCCGCGTCGCATTTGCAGCCAGTCCGGCAACCCCGGCATTGAGGGACGAGGAAATCGACATTCGGATCACCCTGTTTGAGTCGTCATTCGCTGCATGATTTCCGCGATGGCTTAATTTCCCGCTAACGCCACCACCCTTGCAGACCTCATCTGAGTAAAATCACCTCGATCCGGTTATTGGCCAGGTCCATCGCGTTCGCGTTCCTCGGCCGCTTGTCGCCATATGCGGTGACGCGCTGGATGCGGGACTGGTCCAGCCGCCCCTGCACCAGCAGTTCCCGCACGGCATGGGCGCGCTGGTCGGACAGCGGCCAGACCGGATTCTCGATCAGCATCTCGGGGAAGCCCCGCACATGGCCCGCGATCGCGACCTGGTTCCTGA contains:
- a CDS encoding flagellin; its protein translation is MTGFTSVGDLSRSVLLRQANAHLRSRLLTLTQEAATGLRSDVPAALNGQMGPLAQLQDRLLSLQAHEQAAALARSEMDGLQGAMEAMQKLGAGLLPAGNMADATSLGIRVMEARQDFHSAARLLNVSVAGRHVLSGTAVDTPPLSGPADMLAGARAQVAGLTDPAQIAAALDTWFAAPPGAGGFADAHFHGNTKAREVPVAPGETIRLEHNALDPAFRDLLKGLALGALATDLGLSGAQSAGLLDEAGRRVAAATTALTLQRADLGFQEAALERAAARSAAETTALSLARSDMLSADPYETATALNQAETGLQNLYALTSRLSRLSLTDYL
- a CDS encoding flagellar hook protein FlgE, which encodes MSISSSLNAGVAGLAANATRLAGISDNIANSGTFGYKRVDTDFESMVINQARGAGLYSAGGVRATTSRLIDEKGSLVASSHPLDIATSGRGMLPVMPSVLLGSGMGDRQMMMTSTGSFRPDAEGVLRTDSGMVLMGWPANLDGSIPVHPRDSVGGLQPVVLTQNQTSADPTTRVTLGINLPANATRPGAAGVPETTAVEYYGPLGRSENMFITFTPAIPTGPAASNAWKMEIRDGNGPAASVLGSYELAFDGSHSGGGTLQSVTTLSGGAYDPATGALSLTVLGGPVTMNIGRPGDVGGLMQLDSAFAPTNITKNGSPAGHLTTVEIDEHGMLRAAYDTGFIRTIYQVPLVDVPNPNGLIALNNQTYQVSPTSGSFYLWDAGDGPTGAVEGYAREASTTDVAAELTDLIQTQRAYSSNAKVIQTVDEMLQETTNIKR
- the flgK gene encoding flagellar hook-associated protein FlgK; this translates as MSLSNALTNAVSGLVAASRGTEVVASNLANAATPGYARRELQMAARPLVSGGGGVHVDGAVRMVQGAVLAQARLAGAETARAETLAGFHKSVSDAIGVPGEAGSLTTLLSQLDGALVAAAARPESEAGLSQAVSAARDLARAYNTLGAHVQDARSAADRAIGADVEALNSGLKRMAELNRQITVQMAGGKDSNALQDERQRIIDGLSLVVPLKELPREGGRVALFTAEGGVLLDGFTPASLEFTAVGLVTADMSAGSPALGLLRLNGEPVPPGQMGRFAGGRLAANFQIRDLDSPLAQARLDAAAADLHDRFAAVTPNPTAGAIASGLFTDAFSGAPGLAQRIVVSAAVDPAAGGAVWRLRDGMAAAAPGPVGNADLLMRMQEALGGLRAAPGIGAVPRSAASLAAELTSLAASGRLSAERDVTTATAQSSTYDTMLRQDGVDSDREMETLLALERAYASNAKVLQTVDDMIQTILRLT
- a CDS encoding flagellar basal body P-ring protein FlgI, with product MAYLTRLIALLVLLPALAWGAPVRIKDLATVDGVRGNDLLGYGLVIGLNGTGDSLRNTPYTEEMLGSLLERLGVNVTGESFRPKNVAAVMVTGTLPPFARAGGQIDVTVSAIGDAKSLLGGTLIMTPLNAADGEVYAVAQGSIIAGGVSAEGDGASVVQGVPTSGHIPSGARVEREVDFDFTRMTSFRLALRSADFTTAARIEKAINDDLGGGVATLLDATTISIDSAGLGTVNPARLVGRIENLLVEPESRARVVVDHRSGTIVMGEEVRISRVAVSQGNLTLRVRETPMVSQPNPFSPGETVVVPRTDAEITQEPGIGFAEVSGESSLSDVVAGLNALGVRPRELIDILKAVHAAGALHAEFIVN